TCTGGCTCAAGCCGTGAACTACCGGCGCCGATCTCTCAGAATCCCGGGACAGGGATGGCGCTCGGCCACCACGGGAGAACGCCGCCGGGGTACGGAGGAGTGCCGGCGCCCTCCCAGAAGATCGAGAGGCCGCACCAGACGACACCGAGGAGACGTCGTCGCCGACCACGTGATGGAAGGTGCCGCCGAGGTCTTCGACGAGCGTGCGCTGGATCGCCAGCTCCTTGGGCGACGCGGCGGTGAGCCCGTTGCTCCGGGAGATGTACACGGCGAGGACCTCGCCGCCCGCGCCCTTCTCCGCGAGGCGGACGGCACGCCTGATGAGGGTGCGCCCCTCGGGGCCGCCGGTGAGGCCGACGACGATCCGCTCACGTGAGCCCCAGATCATCGAGACCCGGTGCTCGGTCCGGTACTCCTGGAGGTACTCGTCGACCCGATCGCCCGTCCACAGCAGCGCGAGTTCGCGCAGGGCGGTGAGGTTGCCCGGGCGGAAGTAGTTCGACAGGGCCGCGTCGACCTTGTCGGGCTTGTAGACGTTGCCGTGGGCCATGCGGCGGCGCAGCGCCTGCGGCGACAGGTCGACCAGCTCGATCTGGTCGGCGCGGCGGACGACTTCGTCGGGGACGGTCTCCTGCTGCCGTACGCCGGTGATCGACTCGACGACGTCTCCGAGGGACTCCAGGTGCTGGATGTTGACCGTGGAGATGACGTCGATGCCCGCCGCGAGGAGCTCCTCGACGTCCTGCCAGCGCTTGGGGTTACGGGAGCCGGGGACGTTGGTGTGGGCGAGCTCGTCGACGAGCGCGACGGCCGGGCGGCGGGCGAGGACCGCGTCGACGTCCATCTCGGTGAAGACGGTGTCCCGGTACGCGATCTCCTTGCGCGGCGTCGTCTCCAGGCCGTGCAGCATCACCTCCGTACGCGGCCGGTGGTGGTGCTCGACGAAGGCGACGACGCAGTCGGTGCCTCGTTCGACCCGGCGGTGGGCCTCCGAAAGCATCGCGTTCGTCTTGCCGACGCCGGGTGCCGCGCCGAGATAGATGCGGAACCTTCCACGTCCCATGGTGATGTGCGCTGCCGTTCTCGTGCGTGGTGTCGGGAGGGGTCAGGGCTCGAAGCGGTAGCCCATGCCGGGCTCGGTGACGAGGTGACGGGGGTGCGCCGGGTCCGTTTCCAGCTTGCGCCGCAGCTGGGCCATGTACACCCGGAGGTAGTTGGTCTTGGTGCTGGAGCTGGGCCCCCAGACCTCGGTGAGGAGGCGCCTCTGGCTGATGAGAACGCCCGGGTTGCAGACGAGGATCTCCAGGAGGTGCCACTCGGTCGGCGTCAGCCGTACGTCACGGTCCTGCCGCCGGACCTTCTTGGCCACGAGGTCGACGGTGAACGACTCGGCCGTGACCGGACCCGTCGTGAGCGGGCGGGTCGGCGCCTCTTCGGTGCGCCGGGTCGCCGCCCGCACGCGGGCGAGCAGCTCGTCCATGCTGAACGGTTTCGTCATGTAGTCGTCGGCACCGGAGTCGAGCGCTCGGACCTTGTCCTCGGAACCGCTGCGCGCGGAGAGCACGAGCACCGGGGCCCTGCTC
The Streptomyces roseofulvus genome window above contains:
- a CDS encoding response regulator, which codes for MTRVLVVEDDAQLARALVINLQARKYSVDAAPDGATALRLVASERPDMILLDLGLPDLDGVDVIKALRGWSRAPVLVLSARSGSEDKVRALDSGADDYMTKPFSMDELLARVRAATRRTEEAPTRPLTTGPVTAESFTVDLVAKKVRRQDRDVRLTPTEWHLLEILVCNPGVLISQRRLLTEVWGPSSSTKTNYLRVYMAQLRRKLETDPAHPRHLVTEPGMGYRFEP